In Citrus sinensis cultivar Valencia sweet orange chromosome 4, DVS_A1.0, whole genome shotgun sequence, one DNA window encodes the following:
- the LOC102624801 gene encoding uncharacterized protein LOC102624801, with translation MVTTVLPPLSLPPSAGSRVSPKTVERAVKALLKWLKSNSQTQKPQLLEQDDFVYLILTLKKIPQVSRTNAFKIPLPHSLLGNDSDNPPEICLIMDDRPKSNLTKDAVMKKIKNDNLPITKVIKITKLKTDYRPFEAKRKLCDSYDMFLADKRVVPLLPKLLGKHFFKKKKIPVPVDLKHQNWKEQIEKVCGSALLYLRTGTCSVLKVGKVSMGAEDIAENVIAAINGVAEIVPRKWGNVRSFHLKLLESLALPVYQAVPDLKLKIEGVKENEGEGQDKESKENAEDVNDHGSKKKLKKKKGRIHEVRYMDSTIGEVLDEDELGSDDDGEGDVGESEDGEDSEDGKMSSGDILGKKRKKGDKERAQKLPKKVAKVKKDELSSNMKNEDVGKQKKQKKVGLSLKNDAEKSSGKEKKKSMLGKVKKEKKKLVA, from the coding sequence ATGGTGACCACCGTTTTACCTCCACTGTCGCTACCGCCGTCAGCAGGCAGCAGAGTGAGCCCCAAAACTGTAGAAAGAGCCGTCAAGGCACTCCTGAAATGGCTAAAGTCGAATTCCCAAACGCAAAAGCCTCAACTTTTAGAGCAAGATGATTTCGTTTACCTGATACTGACCCTCAAGAAAATCCCACAAGTCTCTCGCACTAACGCTTTTAAAATCCCTCTCCCGCATTCGCTCCTCGGCAACGATAGCGACAACCCGCCGGAAATCTGCCTCATAATGGACGACCGTCCGAAGTCCAACCTCACCAAAGACGCTGTgatgaagaaaatcaagaatGACAACTTACCCATCACCAAAGTCATCAAAATTACCAAGTTAAAGACTGATTACCGCCCGTTTGAGGCCAAGAGGAAGTTGTGTGATTCGTACGATATGTTTTTGGCTGATAAGAGAGTGGTTCCGCTCTTGCCCAAGTTGTTGGGAAAGCATTTctttaagaagaagaagattccAGTGCCGGTTGATTTGAAGCACCAGAATTGGAAGGAACAGATTGAGAAGGTTTGTGGGTCTGCTTTGTTGTATTTGAGAACTGGGACTTGTAGTGTTTTGAAAGTAGGGAAGGTTTCGATGGGTGCTGAAGATATTGCGGAGAATGTGATTGCTGCGATTAATGGTGTTGCTGAGATTGTGCCTAGGAAATGGGGTAATGTTAGGTCTTTTCATTTGAAGTTGCTGGAGAGCTTGGCTTTGCCTGTTTATCAGGCGGTGCCAGATTTGAAGTTAAAGATTGAGGGAGTTAAGGAAAATGAAGGGGAGGGTCAGGATAAGGAGTCGAAGGAAAATGCCGAGGATGTAAATGATCATGGTAGCaaaaagaagttgaagaagaagaaggggaGGATTCATGAGGTCAGGTATATGGATAGTACTATTGGGGAGGTGTTGGATGAGGATGAATTGGgtagtgatgatgatggtgaggGAGATGTTGGTGAAAGTGAGGACGGTGAAGATAGTGAAGATGGCAAAATGAGTAGCGGTGATATTTTGGgtaagaagaggaagaagggGGATAAAGAGAGAGCTCAGAAGCTGCCTAAAAAGGTGGCTAAGGTGAAGAAAGATGAACTGTCTTCTAATATGAAGAATGAGGATGTGGGGaagcaaaagaaacaaaagaaagtgGGGTTGAGTTTGAAAAATGATGCGGAAAAATCTAGtggaaaggagaagaaaaaaagcatGCTTGGGAAGgtgaagaaagagaagaaaaagttgGTAGCATAA